The Pseudonocardia broussonetiae DNA segment CTCGGCGACCATGCAGTACTCGAACGCGCCCAGCCCCATGCCGCCGTGCTCGCGGTCGACGGTGATGCCGAACCAGCCCTCGTCGGCCATCTCGTCGAGCAGCGACCGCGGGATCTCGCCCTTCACCGGGTCGAGCTCGTTGGCGACCGGCAGCACGCGCTCCGCGGCGAACCGCCGGGCCCGCGTCTGCAGCTCCTCGCGCTCGGGCGTGTGGTACGGCGGGGCGACGACGGGCACGGGCGGCGGCAGCGGATCCACGGTGGTCACCCGCCTGTTGTGCCACACCGCGGCGGGTGGCGCGACCTCGGGGTGACCGGTCCCACCCGGACGGGCGGGCCGTCCGGGGCCGGTCAGAGGCGGCGCAGCCCCGACAGCACCCGCTCCATCAGCGCCAGGTCGGGACCGCCGGCGTCGGCGGTGCGGTGGACCTGCACGGCCCCGGCGTCGAGCATGTCGGCCAGCAGGACCTGCGCCACGCCGAGCGGGACGCCCAGCAGCGCGGCGACCTCGGCGACCGAGCGCGGGCCGCGGCACAGCTCACGGATGCGGGCGTGGTCGAGCGGCTCCCCCGGGCGCGCGGGGCCGGTGGCCGTGACGAGCGCCTCCACCGCGAACGACACGCGGGCGCGGGTGCGGCCGCCGGTGAGGACGTAGGGCCGCACGAGCGACTCCGCCCGTGCCGCGTGCGGGGCCCCGTCCGGCACCGGGAGGTCCGACACCGGGAGGAGGTGCTCGACGGGCAGGGTCTGCTCGGCCGGAGCCGGCGGGGGCTCGACCGGGGCGGCAGCGGGGGCCGGGTGGACCGGCGCGGGACGCAGGGCGGCCGGCCCGGGACGCGCGGTCCGCCGCCGGGACCGGGAGGCGCCGCCGAAGCGCGCCCCGGTGAGGCCGACGGACGGGCCGTCGTCGCCGGGCTCGGGCAGCGGGGGGACGACGGGAGCGGCGGGCCCTGCGGCGGGCGCCTGCTCCCCCTCGCCCCGCTCCGACCGCGCCCGGCGCCGGCGCGACGGGCCGCCGAAGCGCGCGCCGGTGAGCCCGATCTCCGGGGGGCCGTCGGCAGAGCTGGGCATGACGGCACCCTGGACGTCCGGGGTTACCGACGTGTTGCGCTGTCGTTCCACGGCCATGACGACACCTCCCGGCGAGCAGTATTCACCCGGTGCGGTGGCCGGGTCGGTAGCGTCCGTCACATGTCCGTCACCGGCCGTGTCTGGAACGCCGCGACCGCCGCCGTCGTCGTCGTCGCGCTCGCCCTCCAGATCCCGATCACCGCGGCCGCGCAGGACGGGGCGTTCGACACGCCGGCCGCGCGCGTCGCCAACCTCTTCACGTT contains these protein-coding regions:
- a CDS encoding DUF742 domain-containing protein; protein product: MPSSADGPPEIGLTGARFGGPSRRRRARSERGEGEQAPAAGPAAPVVPPLPEPGDDGPSVGLTGARFGGASRSRRRTARPGPAALRPAPVHPAPAAAPVEPPPAPAEQTLPVEHLLPVSDLPVPDGAPHAARAESLVRPYVLTGGRTRARVSFAVEALVTATGPARPGEPLDHARIRELCRGPRSVAEVAALLGVPLGVAQVLLADMLDAGAVQVHRTADAGGPDLALMERVLSGLRRL